Proteins from a genomic interval of Euleptes europaea isolate rEulEur1 chromosome 16, rEulEur1.hap1, whole genome shotgun sequence:
- the LOC130488375 gene encoding P2Y purinoceptor 8-like, which yields MNYNNSQLDNETLAMLKNPAIRHILPVLYSLVVLISIPGNLFSLWVFVFHIKPKTSSVIFMINLSITDLVLACCLPLQIAYHINGNDWLYSNGLCSVVTVMFYANMYSSILTMTCISLERYLGVVYPMKLVKWRRKRYALAGCIVIWTVILSALSPLATTDLTYEVKELNITTCFDILKWTMLPNRLAWAAFLLALFVLFFLIPFTVTVICYIGIIWKLVQASHRYGNGQKTRSVYLAAIVLLVFITCFAPNNFVLLIHMISRLFLDKSYYHIYKLTLGLSCLNNCIDPFIYYFASKEFQQTFMQVIGRNVLLSDSTEIRRDSVFSVNGRTMSARSMSSGPGEAMAIAQPFLQRNESVF from the coding sequence ATGAATTACAATAATTCCCAGTTGGATAATGAAACACTGGCCATGCTTAAGAACCCAGCCATCAGACATATACTGCCAGTTTTGTACTCACTGGTGGTTTTGATCAGCATTCCTGGAAATTTGTTCTCCCTCTGGGTTTTCGTCTTTCACATCAAGCCCAAAACATCTTCCGTCATCTTCATGATTAACCTTAGTATCACAGATCTAGTACTGGCTTGCTGTCTTCCCTTACAAATTGCCTATCACATCAATGGGAATGACTGGTTGTATAGTAATGGCTTGTGTAGTGTTGTCACGGTGATGTTTTATGCAAACATGTATTCCTCAATACTTACAATGACTTGCATCAGCTTGGAGCGCTACTTGGGAGTGGTGTACCCAATGAAACTAGTCAAATGGAGAAGAAAGAGATATGCATTAGCCGGCTGCATAGTAATATGGACTGTCATACTATCAGCCCTGTCTCCACTAGCAACGACAGACCTAACCTATGAAGTGAAAGAGTTAAATATCACAACTTGCTTTGATATTCTTAAGTGGACCATGCTTCCTAATCGACTGGCTTGGGCAGCTTTCCTCTTAGCACTGTTTGTTCTCTTCTTCCTGATCCCATTCACAGTGACAGTGATTTGCTACATTGGCATTATTTGGAAGCTCGTCCAGGCTTCTCACAGATACGGCAACGGGCAGAAGACACGGTCAGTCTACTTGGCTGCAATTGTCCTCTTGGTTTTCATCACTTGCTTTGCCCCCAACAACTTTGTCCTGCTTATTCACATGATCAGCCGCCTCTTCCTGGATAAGAGTTACTATCACATTTACAAACTCACCCTGGGGCTCAGCTGCCTCAACAACTGCATCGATCCATTCATTTACTACTTTGCATCCAAAGAGTTTCAACAGACGTTCATGCAGGTGATCGGCCGGAATGTGCTGCTGAGTGACAGTACGGAGATCAGGAGAGACAGTGTGTTCTCAGTCAATGGCAGGACAATGTCAGCAAGATCAATGTCAAGTGGCCCCGGGGAAGCAATGGCTATCGCTCAACCATTTTTGCAAAGGAATGAAAGTGTTTTTTAa